In the Hylaeus volcanicus isolate JK05 chromosome 1, UHH_iyHylVolc1.0_haploid, whole genome shotgun sequence genome, one interval contains:
- the LOC128882767 gene encoding nuclear RNA export factor 1-like, translating into MSRKAHKSAWVGRGGRQPDDKHYYGHDVRVQRNHDGLYHGSRPKVTFKQTSSRPLRRSLRMACLDDDVQMASSSNNNSGDFIISRREWGGQRGRVSPLPMRAFRGGKIPSKIRQIITGEATCYKIVIPQGHKFEKDYIINNLLSYIAPTTFIPIMYRIGGNESSFYIDDQRVALDLSRSNHKITTMYGFKLHVNVMQPGYPYCEIDNKLKERLKQAMAKRYVNETNALDLSKFHLDPDLVADYFYTLSRPLMLKTVLDIVSDCIPNLEALNLDANKLQMLTKLNILSKKFPKLKILYIGDNKIKDIYQLDSLKELQLEELKLTGNPVCNKYEFRQNDYISDVRKRFPKLLRLDGTDLPKPIIFDVADDGNKMPPPQRMFVTNAKIQGVASQFLQQYFLIFDSENRQPLLDAYDEHACFSMTISYSQNANKLNGYYSENRNLYRINESNKRQKLLKQGRLPVVSFISEMPRTSHYLNTFTMDISLVTDGMMLITVTGLFKELGKKEQPVRFFNRTFIIVPEGGGYCIRNEQLHLNNPTDSQLKNLNTQLETQLLTPPAPSQAPSTSNVVAKPAVPVQLPEEVKQQMTLTLSQQTNMNLEWSLKCLEEVQWNYDNALSAFQEFFKLGQIPPEAFNK; encoded by the exons atgtcgAGAAAAGCGCATAAGTCCGCATGGGTTGGTCGTGGTGGAAGACAACCGGACGACAAACACTATTATG GTCACGATGTTCGTGTACAAAGAAACCACGATGGCTTGTATCACGGAAGTAGGCCTAAGGTTACATTCAAGCAAACTTCTTCGAGACCGTTACGAAGAAGCTTACGGATGGCATGTTTGGACGACGACGTTCAAATGGCATCGAGTTCCAATAACAATAGCGGAGATTTTATCATCAGTAGAAGGGAGTGGGGTGGTCAACGTGGAAGAGTCAGTCCACTGCCTATGAGAGCATTTAGAGGAGGAAAGATTCCTTCTAAAATTAGGCAAATTATCACTGGAGAAGCTACttgttataaaattgtt ATACCACAAGGGcataaattcgaaaaggattacataataaataaccTTCTTAGCTATATCGCGCCAACTacttttattccaataatG TATAGGATAGGTGGTAACGAATCCAGTTTCTATATAGACGATCAAAGAGTAGCATTAGATCTAAGTAGGTCTAATCACAAAATTACAACCATGTATGGGTTTAAGTTACATGTGAATGTCATGCAACCTGGATATCCATACTGTGAAATAGACAACAAACTGAAAGAAAGACTAAAACAAGCCATGGCTAAAAGATATGTAAACGAGACAAATGCATTGGATTTGTCCAAATTCCATCTAGACCCTG ATCTCGTCGCTGACTATTTCTATACACTGTCCCGACCTTTAATGCTAAAAACAGTATTGGACATCGTGTCAGATTGCATACCGAATTTGGAGGCGCTAAATTTAGACGCAAATAAATTGCAGATGCTTACAAAGCtaaatattttgagtaaaaAGTTCCCGAAATTAAAGATACTTTACATCGGTGATAATAAG ATAAAAGACATTTACCAACTAGACAGTCTCAAAGAATTACAACTGGAGGAGCTGAAGCTGACAGGAAATCCCGTTTGCAACAAGTATGAATTCCGACAAAATGACTACATTAG CGACGTGAGGAAACGATTTCCAAAACTCTTACGGCTG GATGGTACGGATCTTCCAAAACCTATCATATTCGACGTAGCGGATGATGGAAACAAAATGCCACCCCCTCAGAGGATGTTCGtgacaaatgcaaaaatacaaGGAGTTGCTAGTCAATTTCtgcaacaatattttctcatatTCGATAGTGAAAATCGTCAACCATTGTTAGATGCGTATGACGAACACGCGTGCTTTAGCATGACTATATCTTACTCTCAAAACGCAAACAA ATTGAATGGATACTACTcggaaaacagaaatttgtaCAGAATAAACGAATCGAACAAGAGGCAAAAGTTACTAAAACAGGGACGATTGCCTGtagtttcgtttatttccGAAATGCCACGAACTTCTCACTATCTTAATACGTTTACAATGGATATCAGCCTAGTAACA GATGGAATGATGTTGATTACGGTCACGGGATTGTTCAAAGAACTCGGTAAGAAAGAGCAACCTGTTCGATTCTTTAATCGAACGTTTATAATAGTACCCGAAGGAGGTGGTTACTGTATTCGAAACGAGCAACTACATCTCAATAATCCGACGGACTCGCAACTAAAGAATCTAAACACCCAATTGGAGACGCAATTGTTGACGCCGCCAGCGCCCTCGCAAGCACCTTCGACCAGCAACGTCGTAGCAAAGCCAGCGGTACCAGTGCAATTACCCGAAGAGGTCAAGCAACAAATGACATTGACGCTTAGCCAACAGACGAACATGAATCTCGAATGGAGTCTGAAATGTTTGGAGGAAGTGCAATGGAATTATGACAACGCGCTCTCGGCGTTTCAAGAGTTCTTCAAACTGGGACAAATACCACCGGAAgcatttaacaaataa
- the LOC128882939 gene encoding rRNA-processing protein FCF1 homolog → MGRNKKTRKVVMQKFAQMKKMISASDSRIKPEKRAAPRKAKKEDQTQLKVREVPQQSSALFFQYNTQLGPPYHIIVDTNFINFSIKNKLDVIENMMECLYAKCIPYITDCVMGEMEKLGQKYKIALKIIKDPRFERLNCLHKGTYADDCIVNRVTQHKCYIVATNDKDLKRRIRKIPGVPIMYVAQHRYTIERMPDAYGAPRK, encoded by the exons ATG gggagaaataaaaagacgCGAAAAGTTGTGATGCAGAAATTTGCGCAAATGAAAAAGATGATAAGCGCAAGCGATTCGAGAAT AAAACCTGAGAAACGTGCAGCTCCAAGAAAGGCAAAAAAAGAAGATCAAACTCAACTCAAAGTAAGGGAAGT GCCCCAACAGTCCTCCGCGTTGTTCTTCCAGTACAATACTCAGTTGGGTCCACCTTACCATATCATAGTAGACacaaatttcatcaatttttcaataaaaaacaaattagaTGTTATAGAAAATATGATGGAATGTCTTTACGCGAAATGCATACCATATATAACGGATTGTGTCATGGGTGAAATGGAGAAACTTGgtcagaaatataaaatagcgTTAAAGATTATAAAGGATCCCAGGTTCGAAAGGTTAAACTGCTTGCACAAAGGTACTTACGCTGACGATTGTATCGTTAATAGGGTGACTCAA CATAAATGCTACATAGTGGCAACGAACGACAAAGACCTAAAACGGAGGATACGAAAAATTCCCGGTGTGCCTATAATGTACGTCGCTCAGCACAGGTACACCATAGAGAGAATGCCTGATGCGTACGGAGCGCCTAGGAAGTAA